The Anaeromyxobacter diazotrophicus genome includes the window TCCTCGGTGCGGTTCGCGCCGTTCGAGGGGTTCAAGATCGTGGCGCTGGTGGTCGCGACGGTGGTGCCCTTCCGCCCGGCGGTGGCCTACGCGCTGGTGGGGATCTGCGCGGTCATGCCGGTGGTGCTGTATGCCCTGATGCCCGCGCAGATGCGGGCGGAGCTGCCCATCGAGGCGCCCTGGACCACGGTGATCTACCCGCTGATCGCCACCGGGATCCTCGTTCACCGCGTGCGGGCCCTGCGGATGGAGCGAGAGATGATGCGCGCGTCGGCGCAGCGGGAGGGCCTGGAGCGGTTCGCCAGGGTGTCGCTGGCCTACCGCGACCTCACCAACTCACCGCTGCAGGTCATCGAGCTGCTGCGCGCCGAGCTGTCCAGGAAGCACCCCGAGTCCAAGGTGCTCCTGGATCACCTGCAGCGGAGCCTCGGGCGGCTGCGGGGCACGGGCGAGATGCTCTCGCACGCCGAGCACCAGGTGATCTGGACCTCGAAGGAGGAGGGGTTCGACGCCGCGCACGTGATCGACGAGTACCACCGCGCCGCGGCACGCTGATCGCCCGCCGCGGGGCTCGGTTACATCCAGCCCTCCCGTCAGGTGGTCGACCTCACCGAGGCCCCTCGCGCCCAGCGATCAGCGGGTACCCGCCGCGCGTCCGCGCGGCGGCTCGCCTGGGACCTCGCGCGCAGGCCAGCTGCGACGCCCGCTCCGCGCTGCGGCGAACGCGCAGGCGATCGCGTCGGTCAGCTGCGCCAGCTCGAAGGGCTTCGCGAGGCACCGGTAGGCGCCTGCGTTCGTGGCGAGCTCGAAGAGGCGCTCCGAGCAGTGCCCCGTCACCAGGATGACCGGCAGCGCGTCGTCGCGCTCACGGATCGCGCCCAGCAGCTCGAGGCCATCCATGCCAGGCATGGAGAAGTCGGTCACGACCACGTCGGCGCGGTCCATCCGCGACAGCGCTTCCGGGCCGGAGCGTGCGAGGAGCGCCTCCCACCCGCGGCTGGAGACTATCTTCGCGAGCAGGCGCAGGATCGTCGGGTCGTCATCCACGAGCAGTACGCGGGACATACCAGCCCTCCAGGAATGGGGCGAGGGCGCGCTGACGCTGCGGGGGGAATTGCGGGCGCGCCCCCGCCCCGAGGACTCACGTGCTGCCTCGTGTGAACCCTCGCTTGGCACTCAAGCGAAAACGGTGCCAATCCGCGGCGGACGCCGGATCGCTCGCATTGGTGCCGAGTCGCTTGCCCGCACGCTGGGCTTTCGCACGTCGTAGGCCCGGCAGGTGTCGCTCGATCCGGCACGTGCCCGGTGGACGAGGGCGCGGCCGTGCCGGCGCTGCGGGGTCGGAAGTCCGCACAGCGCCGTCATTCCCGCGTGGCGCGGTCCCTGGCGCGCACCCTGCATGCGTCCGGCCCGCGCGAACGGAGGTGTACGGATGACGAGGAGCGGCGCTGCCGAGGAGCACGACGAGGCCGGGCCCGGCCGGCTGAGGGCGAAGGAGTACGCGAACGAGCTCCGGCAGCTCCACGTCGAGCTCGTGAAGCTCCAGGAGTGGGTGAAGCAGGAGGGGCTCAA containing:
- a CDS encoding response regulator is translated as MSRVLLVDDDPTILRLLAKIVSSRGWEALLARSGPEALSRMDRADVVVTDFSMPGMDGLELLGAIRERDDALPVILVTGHCSERLFELATNAGAYRCLAKPFELAQLTDAIACAFAAARSGRRSWPAREVPGEPPRGRAAGTR